Within the Acuticoccus sediminis genome, the region ATGAGCGGCGTGCCGGCGTCGCTGACCAGCGCCACCGAGCGGCCCTCGGCGAGGTCGGCGAGGAGGCGCGGGCGCTGGGCCGCCGCCCCGTGCTCGTCGTAGCGCACGAGGTGGGCGTCGATGCCGAAGTGCTGCAGGAGGCGGCCGGTGTGGCGCGTGTCCTCGGCGGCGACCATGTCCGCGCCGGCCAGCGTCTTCAGCGCGCGCAGCGTGATGTCGCCGAGATTGCCGATCGGCGTCGCTACAATGTGAAGACCTGGGGGTGCGGGGTCGGCGTTTAAGGAAACGCCGTCGACCACGAAGGTTCTGCGTGCCACGGTGTATCCCTGCTTGAATGGTCGACGATGAATGGTAGAGGTTAGCGCCGTGTTCAAGACGACGATAAAACCTGCCGCGCGAGCCGGCCTCCTCGCGGCATTGACCGTCCTCGGCGGCTGCTTCGGCTTCGGCGGTGGCGACGCACCGACTCCCGATGCTCTCGTCACGCAACGGGATCTTTCCACTCAGCCGGACAACGTCAAGATCATCGGCGAGGGGTCCGTCACCGTCACCATGCTGCTGCCGCTCAGCGCCGGCGGCAGCGCCTCGGGCCTCGCCCAGTCGTTCGAGAACGCCGCGGACCTCGCCCTGAAGGACGTGGCGACCGACAATATCCGCGTCGAGATCCGCGACACCGGGGGCGAGACGGACGTCGCCAAGGCCGCCGCCGAGCAGGCCATCGGCAACGGCTCGCGGCTGATCCTCGGCCCGGTGTTCGCCGAAGCGGTGCGCGGCGCAGCCGAACCGGCACGCTCCGCCGGCGTCCCGGTCATCGCCTTCTCCACCGATTCGAGCGTCGCCGGCCGCGGCGTCTACCTGCTCTCGTTCCTGCCGCGACAGGACGCGACGCGCATCGTCGCCTACGCCGCGAGCCAGGGCATGAACAGCTTCGCCGCGCTGGTGCCCAACAACAACTACGGCCTCGTGATGGAAGCCGCCTTCCGCGAGGCCGTATCCTCAGCGGGCGGGCGCGCCATCGCGATCGAGCGCTACAATCAGGGCGAGATCGAAGCCTCCGCGCAGTCGCTGACGAGCCGCGGCGCGTTCCAGGCCCTCTTCGTCCCGAACGGCGGCGACGATCCGTCCAACGCGGCGAAGATCTTCGCCAACGCCGGCCTCTCGCCCAAGCTGCTGGGCAGCGGGCAGTGGGCCAACAAGGCGATCATTTCCTCCCCCGCGCTGGTCGGCGCATGGTACCCCGGCCCCGCGCCCGGGGGGTTCGCCAACTTCTCGAAAAAGTACGCCGCCGCCTACGGATCCAACCCGCCGCGGACCGCCTCGCTCGTCTATGACGCGACGCTGCTCGCCAACGGCCTTGTCGGCGCGCGGGGAGACGGCGCCTTCCGCGCCAACTCGCTGCAGACGAGCGACGGCTTCCTCGGCGTCGACGGCGTCTTCCGCCTGACCCGCGACGGACTGTCGGAGCGCGGCCTCGCGGTGTACGAGGTCATTGCGGGCGGCGAATCGAAGGTCATCTCCGAGGCGCCGACGAAGTTCGGCCGCTGACATGACGACCCGACCGGACGACCGCATCCGCCCGGGTTCAATCCGGATTCGCTGATGGCGCGCATTCTCATCGTGATCTCCGGCGGCATCGCGGCCTACAAGGTCCTCGACCTGATCCGCCGCCTGCGCGAGCGTGGCCACGAGACGCCGGTCGTCATGACCGAGGCAGCGACGCGCTTCGTCACGCCGCTCTCCGTCGGCGCGCTCTCCAACGCCCCGGTCCTGACCGACCTCTTCGACCTCGACTGCGAGCGGGAGATCGGCCACATCCGCCTCGCGCGCTCCGCCGACCTCGTCCTCGTCGCCCCCGCGACGGCGGATATCCTCGCCCGCATGGCGGCCGGCCGCGCCGACGATCTGGCCGCGGCGACGCTGCTGGCGACCGGCGCACCGGTCCTCGTCGCCCCCGCGATGAACCCCTTCATGTGGTCCCACCCGGCGACGCGGCGGAACGTCGCCCGGCTCGAGGCGGACGGGGTGCGCTTCGTCGGCCCCGAGGCGGGCGAGATGGCCGAGCGTAACGAGGCCGGCGTCGGCCGCCTCGCCGCGCCCGAGGCGCTGCTCGCGGCGGTCGATGCGATCCTGTCGCCCGCACCGCGCCCCCTCGCCGGCCGGCACGTGATCGTGACCTCCGGGCCGACTCACGAACCCATCGACCCGGTGCGCTACATCGCCAACCGCTCGTCCGGCCGTCAGGGCCACGCCATCGCCGGCGCGCTCGCCGCCGCCGGCGCACGGGTGACGCTGGTCTCCGGCCCGGTGACGATCCCGACGCCGCCGGGCGTCGACCTCCGCGCCGTCGAATCCGCCCGCGACATGCTGGAGGCGGTGACCGCCGCCCTCCCCGCCGACGCGGCGGTGATGGCCGCCGCCGTCGCCGACTTCCGGGTCGACGCGGCGACGCAGAAGATCAAGAAGACCGGCGCCCCGCCGGTGCTGAACCTGACCGAGAACCCGGACATCCTCGCCACCGTCGCCAAGGGCGCGGAGCGGCCCCGCCTCGTCGTCGGCTTCGCGGCGGAGACCCAGAACGTCATCGAGTACGCGCGCGACAAGCTGAAGCGGAAGGGTTGCGACTGGATCGTCGCCAACGACGTCTCCAGGGACGTCTTCGGCAGCGGCGACAACACCGTGCATCTCGTGACGCCGGACAGCGTCGAGGACTGGCCGCGCCTCTCCAAGGCCGAGGTCGGCGAGCGTCTGGTCGCGCGGATCGCCGCTGCGCTCGGACCCGCCCCGCGCTGATCGCGGCTGCCGCCACGCCACCCAGGGTGCTAGACAATCGCCATGATCGACGTCCCGTACATTCTCCTCCCCCACGGTGAGGGCCTCGGCCTCGGCTACGCCAGCGCGGCGGCCGCCGGGCTCGACCTTCCCGCCGCCGTCCCGGCGGACGAGCCGCTGACGCTCGCGCCCTGGAGCCGGGCGATGGTGCCGACCGGCATAGCCATCGCCCTGCCGCCGGGGACGGAGGCGCAGGTCCGCCCCCGCTCGGGGCTCGCCGCGCGCCACGGCGTGACCGTCCTCAACTCCCCCGGCACGGTGGACGCGGACTACCGGGGCGAACTGAAGGTCATCCTCGTCAACCTCTCCGACGAGCCGTTCGTGATCCGGCGCGGCGAGCGGATCGCCCAGCTCGTCGTCGCCCCCGTGGCGACGGTGACGCCCGTCCCCGTCGCCAGCCTCGACGCGACGGAGCGGGGCGAGGGCGGCTTCGGATCCACTGGCCGATGACCTTCTCCCCCGCCGAGATCGAGCGGTACGCGCGTCACCTCGTGCTCGCGGACGTCGGCGGGCCGGGCCAGCAGAAGCTGAAAGACGCGCGGGTGGCGGTGATCGGCGCCGGCGGCCTCGGCTCGCCGATGATCGCCTACCTCGCCGCGGCGGGGGTCGGGACGATCCGCGTGATCGACGACGACGCGGTCTCGCTGTCGAACCTGCAGCGGCAGATCCTGCACGGCACGCCCGACATCGGCCGGCCGAAGGTGGAGAGCGCCGCCGACGCCGTCGCGCGCCTCAACCCGGAGGTGACGCTCGAGACCCACGCGGTCCGCTTCACCGAGGAGACGGCGGCGCTGCTCGACGGGTGCGACGTGATCGCCGACGGGTCCGACAACGCGGCGACGCGCTACGCCGTGTCCGACGCCGCGTGCCGGGCGGGGATCGCGCTGGTGACGGCCGCCGTCAACGGCTACGACGGTTCGGTCACCACGCTGACGCCGCACGAGATCCGGCCCGACGGCACGCCGTGGCCGACCTACCGCTGCCTCTTCCCCGACCCGCCGCCGGACGCGCTGATCGACACGTGCTCGGCCACGGGGATCCTCGGTGTGGTGACGGGCGTGGTCGGCACGATCCAGGCGACCGAGGTGCTGAAACTCATCCTCGGCGTGGGCGAGCCGCTGCGGGGCCGGCTGCTCCTCTTCGACGCGCGGGACATGCGCTTCGACACGATCTCGTACGACTGGGACCCCGCGAACCCGCTGACCGGCCGCAACCGCTAGACGCCGCCCCGCTCGACCCCGCCCAAGCCCGCGTTCTCAGGGTCGGGGCCGGGTCAATGGGCCGCCCGGAGCCACGCGCAGCGCAGCGAGCATGGCGAGGACGGGCGAAGCGAACCCATTGACGCGGTGCCGACCCGGCCCAGGCTGGTCGAGGGGATCGGGAGGACCGGAGCGGAGCCGCAGGCGAGCACCGGATCGTCCCGAACCCCTGCCCGTCGGCGAGACGGAGGGAGCGCGAGGGGGGAACCCCCCTCGCCCCTTCGAAAGGATGCCGGCGCGGAGCGCCGCCCGCAGCCGGGCCTCGACGGCGCCGCTACTCGAGCGGCAGCCAGTCCCCGGTCGGGTCGTAGGCGTCGATGGCCGACGCCTTGTCGAGCGTCTCGTCGCCGAGGTCGGCCTCGTAGACGACCCCGTTCTCGCCGACCAGGAAGGACATGATGCCGGTCTCGCCGTAGGCGGACGGGAATGCGACCAGCGCGTGGCCGCCGACCATGTTCCCGCCGAGGACGTAGTCGTACGCGCCGCCGGGCGCCCCGGGTCCCTGCTTGTCGAGGATGCGGAAGTAGTACCCGAGATAGGGCTCCGGCTCGTTGGTCTCGCCGTCGACGGTGTAGCCCTCGGCCGAGGCCCGGGCGACGAAGTCGCCGATCGGGCTCTCCGGCAGGCCGGGCTCGGGCGGCCAGTAGAGGCCGTTGCGCTCGCCCGGGTCGCTGAGGATGGCGCTGGCGAACTCCATGACGCCGTCGCCGTCGTAGTCGATCTGCCGGTACGCGGCCTGGACGCGGACGTAGGCACGGACGAGGTCGATGACGTCGAGCTCGTTCTCGCCGATGCGCCGGGCCTCGATCTCCTCGCGGCCCGCTTCGGCGTCGAGGCGCCAGGAGCCGTCCTCGCCCTTCACGATCGGAATCGGCGCCGGCCACTGGTCGTCGCCGATGTAGAGGACGGCGGTGTCACCATCCACGACGATGCGGTGCATCGTGTTGTAGTTGGCGAGGAAGTCGCTCCAGTCCTGACGATCCCGCTCGGCGTCGTCGGAGAAGAGGACGTCGGAGTTCTCCGGGCCGAAGGCCTTGAGGAGCGCGTCGCGGTCCTTGGCGTTGAGCGCGTCGATCACCGCTGCGACGGCGGCGTCCGGAGAGTCGTAGGTGGCCGGCTCCGCGAGGGCCGCTCCGAGCGGCAGGATGCTGGCCGCGATGGTCACAAGTACGCGGTTCATTGTCGTGCCCCTTCTTTCTACCGCCGTCGTCCGCCGCCGCGGTGTCCACCGCCGCCCCGGCTCGCCTTGCCCCGGTGGCCGGCCGCTTTCGCCCGGTGGCCGCCGGAGGACTTGTGCATGGCCGTGCGCTTGGGCCCGGCCCGCGAGGGTGACGCGCGCTTCGGCGCGGACCGTGCCCCACCCTTGGGCCGCGAGACCTGGCGGGTCTGCGGCCGGCGCGGCGCGCTCGAGGCCCGCTTGGCGCTGCTCGCCTTGCCGCGGGCGGCCGCCTTGTGTGTCTTCGTGCCGGACGTGCGCGCCGGTTTCGACAGGGCCTTGTTCGAGGGGCCCGCCTTGCGCGGCGCGCTCGCGCCCGGCCGGCCCGGCCCCTTGCTCACCTTGCCGCCGCCGCCGGAGCCTGCCTTGAGGCGCTGCTCGACGTTGGCGCGGTCCGGCCGCCCGCCGCCGCCCGGCCGGTTGCCGCCGGCCTGCGGGCGCTGGCCGCCGGGGCGCTGGCCGCCGGGGCGGTTGCCCGCGTCGCCGCGCTTGCGGTTCTCGATGTCGCGGCGGGCCTGCTGGCGCTTGCGGTCGTCCGGCTTCCAGGCGCCGGTGCCGTCGCCCGGCCGGTTGGCGCCGGGACGGTTGCCGCCGGGACGGTTGCCCGGGCGGTTGCCGCCGGGACGATCCCCGCCGGGCCGGTCGAACCCGGGCCGGTTGGGCCGGTCCCCGGGACGGCCCGGGCGGTCGCCCGGACGCAGGGGCCGGTCGATATTGACGTCGCCGCCGATGTTGATGTCGCCGCCGGGCCGTCCCGGACGGCCCGGACGCCCGTCCCAGCCCGGTCGCGGCGGAGGCCGGTAGCCCGGACGCGGGTAGACGTAGTGGTCGTCCCAGTGGACCCGCGGCGGGCCGTACCAGTAGTCCCGGTTGTAGTTGTTGTTGAAGAGCGAGTTGATCGCGAGGCCGGTGCCGAACGCGATGGCGCCGGTCGCCAGCACGGCGCCGGTGTCCCAGTTGTTGCTCGTCGTGTCCACGTAGACCGGCTGCTGCACCACGGGCGTGGTGTAGGTCGTCACCGGATTGTAGCTCGGGACGTAGACCTTGTCCGGCTGCGACGGCTCGATGACGATGGTGTTGTTGACGGTCTCGACCGTCTGGGCCTCGTTGCTCTGCAGGTTGCCCACCGCCTGGGCGCGGGCGCGCTGGCGCTGGACGGCGTCGAGGACGTCGTCGCTCTGCGCGAGCATCGCGTCGCCGAGGTCCTCGGTCCAGTCGAGGTCCTTGGCCATCATCTCGATCACGGTCGGGAAGCCGGTGGCGAGGATGGCGATGCTCTCGTCCCAGCCCTGCGCGTTGGCCTGCGTCTCGCGCTGATCGGCGGGGAGGTCCTTGTTGGCATCGACCCAGCGGCCCGCCTTGACGATGTCCAAGGGGTAGGTCGCCGCGACGAGAACCTGCGCGATCAGGTTGTCGGGATAGAGCGCGATCGGCGCGACGAGGGTGTCGAGATCGCTTTCGGAGAGCTCCGAGCCCTGGTCGCCGACGGGGTCGCCCGTCGCCTCGACCAGATCGGTTCCCGGCGGAGCCTCGACCGGCAGGTCGACCTCCTGAAGGTAGTTGCCGCTGACGAACCCGTCGGTTCCGTTGGCGTTGACGGCGCACCAGCTCCCCGCAGCGTCGCAATCGCCGATATCGACGGAGGTTCCGCCGGGAAGTACTCCCAGCGACTCGTAATTTGTACCAGGACCCGCCCTGAAATTCACATTTGACGTCGTAACGCCAGGCACGGCATGGGCGGCCATGGCGATTAAGGACGCAGAGAGAGCCGTCATAAATCGAAGAGATCGCATCTCGCTGCCCTCCCACGAGATCGTTTATTGCGTTTATAAACGCCGACTTACTGAGAAACGTATGTCCAAATAAGAACAGGCGCAAGACAGCCGATATAGGTACAATTATATCAATCCGTTCGCGCCTGACTTGATCTATCGCATGTCCCGCCCTAGCGCTCGGGCAGGGAGCGGGCCCGGCTCTGCCAGTCCAGCGGGCCGAGCGCCTCGCGGAAGGCGAAGCGGACGAGGTGGCCCTCCACCACCTCCTCCGTCTCCACCCGCTGCACCGCGTCGGGGCTGTCGACCTCGATGTCGAGCCGTTCGCTCCGCGCGGTGAGGGTCGCTGTGCCGCATTCGAAGCGGAAGACGGCGATGCCGTCGCCGGTCTCGACGTCGATCTTGTGCGCGAAATGCCTGGCGAGCTGGGTGACGTAGCGCTGCGCGTGGCTCGTCGGGACGTGTGCCGCCGAACGGCCCGCGGCGGTGGGGTCGATGATCGCCATCAGAAACGCGCCGTCGCCTTGAGGAGGAAGGAGCGCCCCGGCTCGTAGAGCGGGACAACGGAGCCGTACTCGGTGCCGTAGGTGCCGCGCGCGACGTACGCCTCGTCGAAGACGTTGTTGACCTCGCCGCGCAGGGTGAGGTTCGGGAACTGGACCGGGGTCCACTCCGCGAAGGCGTTGACCACCTCGTAGCCCGGCAGCGGCTCGCCGGCGCCCGCGATGTCGGCGTCGTAGGTGTCGTCGTACTCGAACGCGACCTCGATGTTGGCGCCGACCCTGACCCCCCACGGCGCGTAGAGGTAGGAGGCCGAGCCGGTCACGATGTGGCCCACCGGCGTGGTGAGGTACTGGCCGACGTCCGTGTCGGCCGGCCGGCCGTCGATCTCGGCGTCGACGTAGGCGTAGGCGACGCGGCCGCTGAAGCCGTTGTTGGCGTAGCCGGCCGAGAGCTCGTAGCCCCGGGTGCGCACGTCCCGCTGGACGACCGGGCCCTCGTTGTAGCTCGGCGTGCGCGCGTTGTAGATGCGGGTCTGGAAGACCTTCGCGCCGGCGGAGAAGCCGTTGTACTCGCCCTTGAGGCCGGCGACGACGTTGTCGGAGGTCGTCGGCTTCAGGTCGCCGTCGTAGACCCAGGTCGGGTTGATGATGAAGTTCTCCGCCAGCGGAATCCCGCCCCAGACGTGGGAGACGCCCGCGTAGGCGGTCAGGAAGCTGGTCAGGTCCACCTCGCCCGACAGGTTGAGTGAGGGACCGGCGTTCCACTCGCCCTCACCGTCGATGCCCTCGAAGTGCTGCACGTCGACGCGCGCGCCGCCGGACGCCCGGACACGCTCGGTGAGATCGAGCCGCGCCTGCGAGTAGAAGCCGATGTTCTGCGCCCGCTCGGTGCCCGATTCGTCCCAGGCCCGGTCCGGGAGGTAGCGGTAGTCGAGCTCCGCCTCGTCGACGTAGAAGTCGGTGCCGAAGACCAGCGAGCCGTACTCGCCGCTGAAGGTGTTCTGCGCGCGGCCGTTGAGGGACTGGGTGCGCCCGTAGCTCTCCTGGTCAGGCTCCTCGATGTCGAGGTTGGTCTTGCTGAAGCCGATCTGCACCTTGGGGTCCCAGTAGGGCAGCGGCGTCTCGTCGGTGTAGGTCACCGTGTAGTTCTGCCGGGTGATGTCGTAGGGGCGCGTCAGCGGGAACGGGCGGCCGCCGATGACCTGCCCGATGTTGGCGCGGTAGGGCCGGTCCTCGTCGTCGTTGACGATCTCGAACGCCGCCTCGATGCGGTCGCCGGTCGGCGCCTGATAGGCCACCTTGCCGAGTCCCGACAGGAGGTGCGTCCCGGAGCCGATGATCTCGTTGCCGTTCCCGTCCTCGCGCAGGCCGCCGTCGGCGAACTTGCCGAAGAGCAACGCCTCGAAGCCCTGATAGCGTCCGGCGAGGGTCCCGCTGGTAGACCAGATGTCGCCGTTCGTCTGGTACTCGCCGGTGACCTGGCCGCCGAACATCTTGCCCGGCTCGAGGATGTCGCCGACGTCCTTGGTCTCGAAGGCGATCGCGCCGCCGAGCGCGCCGGGGCCCGCGTCGGCCGGTGCCACGCCGGGATCGACGCGGACGGCCTTCAGGAGGTCGGTGTCGATGTAGGTCGTGCCGCTGTGGTGGAAGACCTTGTTGTTCTGCCGCGTGCCGTCGATCGTGATGGCGAGGTTCGTCTCCTCGACGCCCTGCACGTAGATCTTCTGCGACGCGGGGATGGACGACCCGACCGTCACCGACGGCTCGTCGATGAAGAGCTCCTGCAGGTCGGACGGGTTGGTCCGGGCGATTTCCTCCGGCGTGATGGCGAAGCTGCCGGGCGCGCCCGTGTCGCCGGTGCCGGCGATCGCGCCGCCCTGCCCGGCCGCCGCGGCAGCGCCATCGTCTCCCGCGCCCTCGCCGGTCTGGTCGCCGGCGACGACCACCGGGTCGAGCACGATCACCCCGGTCTGCGCGAGCGCCTCCAAGGGAAAAACACTGGCGGAGGCGGCCAGCAGGACGAGGGAGTGGCGCATTGGTCGAACCCTTTCGCAGCCCGATAATCTGACGTGGACGGTCAACTTTTACGGACGCGATTTTTATATGACTATCTGAGTCCAATATCCTTTTCTGGATTATTGCAGGCGTGCCAAGATCACTGTGACCGGCCTGCAACGCTTTTGCTTCTCAATTTATAGCTGTTCCATTTCGATAGTGGTTCAGGTGCCCGGTTCATCCTACAAAATTGTTGACTCTTTAAGTTCAGTTTCCTTGTTATCGCCACGGACGGGCGCTATGTCGCCTCGAACATACTGACGATTCGGGCGCTTGGTCGCACCCTGGCGGGTTTCGGCATCGCGCCGAGCCCTGGAGATACCGTGAGCACGACGGCCATAAGTGCGGAGGACGCCTTCGACATCGCGGTCCGGGCGACGTTCGAGACGTTTGCCAATTGCTACCTCCGCGAGATCGACCGGGGCCGCGATTTTTCGCAGGCTGACAAGAACGGGATCGAGTGGCAGCTCACCGGCGAGGGCGGCGCCCTTCGCGCGGAAATAGAAGTCCGCTCGCGCTGCGGTCCGCATCGCTTCGGCATGTTGTGGCACCGCTGGGCCGACGCGACCCGCCCGCGATGGACCGCGACCGAGCCGCTCGACGCCGTCGCCCGTCTCCTGCGCGAGGCCTACTGCCGCGTCGGCAACGGATCGCCCGCCGCGCGCGCCCGCGAGGTCGAGCTCTACCTGCGCGTCCTGCTGAGCTGCCAGGCGATCGCCGCCAACGTCGCCGGCAGCGCGGGCCGCCCGGCCCGGATGGACTTCATCGCCGCTGAGCAGTCCATCGTCTTCGGCCACAGCTTCCATCCGACGCCCAAGAGCATGCAGGGCGTCACCGAGTGGCAGCGCGGCGTCTACGGTCCGGAGAGCGGCGGCGCCTTCCAGCTCGTCGGCTTCGCCGCCCGCGCCGAGATCGTCGAGGAACGCACTGCCGGCCGGTGCCCGGCGACGCGCTGCATGGAGCGGATCGCGCGGCCGGACCTCGCGCCCGGCGAGAGGCTCATCCTGATGCACCCCCTCCAGGCGCAGGCGCTGATGCTCGACGGCGAGGTGGAGGCCCTGATGACGGACGGTGCGCTGCGCCCGCTCGGCGCCATCGGCCCGGAGTTCAAGGCGACGTCGTCCATGCGGACCGTCTACTGCGAGGACGCTCCGTTCATGCTGAAGTTCAGCCTGCCGGTGCGGATCACCAACTCCATCCGCCGCAGCCGCCGCAACGAGCTCTATGCCGGCGTCGCCATCGCGCGCTACTTCCGCCGCACCCGCGTGCTCGACGGCTTCCCGGCGTTCTCGATCCTCCTCGACACGGCGTTCGCGACCGTCACCCTCCCAGGCCGCGCCGAGAGCGGGTTCGAGACCATCCTGCGGCAGAACCCGTTCCGCGGCCCGCGCGCGGCGGGAGCGATCACCGTCGCCGCGCTCACCGGCGAGCCGCTGCCGGGCGAGGCCTCGCTGCTCGCCCGCCTCGTCGCCCTCTCGCCCGGCGACGCGCGGGCCTGGTTCGCGGCCTACCTCGACGTCGCCTTCGTCCCGCTGGTGCTGCTCTACGACGCGACCGGGATCGCCCTCGAGGCGCACCAGCAGAACGCGCTCGTGAAGCTGGAGGGCGGGCGCCCGACAGCCTCGTTCTACCGCGACAACCAGGGCTACTACCTCGCCGACACCTACCGCCACCGGCTGCTCGAGGTGATCCCCGAGGCGGACGAGATCGACGACCTCTTCTTCGACGAGGCCGAGATCAACGACCGCTTCGCCTACTACCTCGTCGTCAACCACATCTTCGCGGTGATCGCCCGGCTGGGCCGCGACGGGCTCGCCGACGAGGGCGCGCTCATCGCCCTCCTGCGCGCGCGCATCGAGCGGCTGGCGATCGAGACGGAGGCCGCCGGTCGCCGCTTCTGCCGCCGCCTCCTCGACGAACCGACCATCACCATGAAGGGCAACCTCGCCGCGCGCCTGTTCGACATCGACGAGCTGGGCGGCGGCGACGGCTGGCCGCTCTACGCACGCGGCCCCAACGTCCTCTTCGACGCCCCGCTCGGCGGAACCCAGGCCGATCGCCATGCCCTTACCCTTTGAGGACGTCGCCCGCCCGCAGGACCGCGTCCTGCGCCAGCTCGCCGCCGCGCTGATCTACGAGGGGAGGATCGACGTGCGGACCAGCGGCGACGCCTTCGGCACCGTCTTCACCTGGACGGCGACCGGCCGGCGTTGGCGCGCCTTCGGGCGGATCGGCCCGTTCGGGCGGCCGCGCCTCGCGCCCGGCGGCGTCGAGATGAACGCCGGCGGGCGCTGGACCACCGGGACCGTCGCCCAGCTCATCCACGACGTCGCCGCCGCCTCCCCGGCCGCGCCCCGCTTCGAGGCCGAGCTGGCGGCCACCATCGACGCCGGCGGCCGCGTCGGCACCCGCCTCCGCGAGCGGCGGGACGCGTCCTTCGCGGCCCTCGAATCGGCGCTCGACGAGGGGCACCCGTATCATCCGTCGTTCCGGTCCCGCACCGGCTTCACCGCCGCCGATCAGGCCCGCTACGGCCAGGGCGCCCCGCCGTTCCGCCTCATCTGGCTGATGGTGCGGCGCGAGCGGCTTTCGCTGTCGGGCGCGGCGACCCGGCCCGACTTCTGGGCCGAGGCGATCGGCCCGGCGGGCGCGGAGGAGGCCGCCGTCGTCGCCGAGCGCGCGGGCTGGTCGCTCGAGGCCACGGGCCTCCTGCCGGTCCACCCCTTCCAGCTCGCGCAGCTCGACGGGACGTTCGCAGCGGCCATCTCCGCCGGCGCGGTGATCCCGCTGGGCGCCACCGGAGACCGCTACCTCGCCGGCCAGTCGCTGCGCACGCTCTTCAACGTCGACCGCCCGGCGGCGGCCTGCATCAAGCTCCCGATCGACGTCACCAACACG harbors:
- a CDS encoding penicillin-binding protein activator; amino-acid sequence: MVEVSAVFKTTIKPAARAGLLAALTVLGGCFGFGGGDAPTPDALVTQRDLSTQPDNVKIIGEGSVTVTMLLPLSAGGSASGLAQSFENAADLALKDVATDNIRVEIRDTGGETDVAKAAAEQAIGNGSRLILGPVFAEAVRGAAEPARSAGVPVIAFSTDSSVAGRGVYLLSFLPRQDATRIVAYAASQGMNSFAALVPNNNYGLVMEAAFREAVSSAGGRAIAIERYNQGEIEASAQSLTSRGAFQALFVPNGGDDPSNAAKIFANAGLSPKLLGSGQWANKAIISSPALVGAWYPGPAPGGFANFSKKYAAAYGSNPPRTASLVYDATLLANGLVGARGDGAFRANSLQTSDGFLGVDGVFRLTRDGLSERGLAVYEVIAGGESKVISEAPTKFGR
- the coaBC gene encoding bifunctional phosphopantothenoylcysteine decarboxylase/phosphopantothenate--cysteine ligase CoaBC, which encodes MARILIVISGGIAAYKVLDLIRRLRERGHETPVVMTEAATRFVTPLSVGALSNAPVLTDLFDLDCEREIGHIRLARSADLVLVAPATADILARMAAGRADDLAAATLLATGAPVLVAPAMNPFMWSHPATRRNVARLEADGVRFVGPEAGEMAERNEAGVGRLAAPEALLAAVDAILSPAPRPLAGRHVIVTSGPTHEPIDPVRYIANRSSGRQGHAIAGALAAAGARVTLVSGPVTIPTPPGVDLRAVESARDMLEAVTAALPADAAVMAAAVADFRVDAATQKIKKTGAPPVLNLTENPDILATVAKGAERPRLVVGFAAETQNVIEYARDKLKRKGCDWIVANDVSRDVFGSGDNTVHLVTPDSVEDWPRLSKAEVGERLVARIAAALGPAPR
- the dut gene encoding dUTP diphosphatase — encoded protein: MIDVPYILLPHGEGLGLGYASAAAAGLDLPAAVPADEPLTLAPWSRAMVPTGIAIALPPGTEAQVRPRSGLAARHGVTVLNSPGTVDADYRGELKVILVNLSDEPFVIRRGERIAQLVVAPVATVTPVPVASLDATERGEGGFGSTGR
- a CDS encoding HesA/MoeB/ThiF family protein, with protein sequence MTFSPAEIERYARHLVLADVGGPGQQKLKDARVAVIGAGGLGSPMIAYLAAAGVGTIRVIDDDAVSLSNLQRQILHGTPDIGRPKVESAADAVARLNPEVTLETHAVRFTEETAALLDGCDVIADGSDNAATRYAVSDAACRAGIALVTAAVNGYDGSVTTLTPHEIRPDGTPWPTYRCLFPDPPPDALIDTCSATGILGVVTGVVGTIQATEVLKLILGVGEPLRGRLLLFDARDMRFDTISYDWDPANPLTGRNR
- a CDS encoding DUF2950 family protein: MNRVLVTIAASILPLGAALAEPATYDSPDAAVAAVIDALNAKDRDALLKAFGPENSDVLFSDDAERDRQDWSDFLANYNTMHRIVVDGDTAVLYIGDDQWPAPIPIVKGEDGSWRLDAEAGREEIEARRIGENELDVIDLVRAYVRVQAAYRQIDYDGDGVMEFASAILSDPGERNGLYWPPEPGLPESPIGDFVARASAEGYTVDGETNEPEPYLGYYFRILDKQGPGAPGGAYDYVLGGNMVGGHALVAFPSAYGETGIMSFLVGENGVVYEADLGDETLDKASAIDAYDPTGDWLPLE
- a CDS encoding DUF3300 domain-containing protein, producing the protein MNFRAGPGTNYESLGVLPGGTSVDIGDCDAAGSWCAVNANGTDGFVSGNYLQEVDLPVEAPPGTDLVEATGDPVGDQGSELSESDLDTLVAPIALYPDNLIAQVLVAATYPLDIVKAGRWVDANKDLPADQRETQANAQGWDESIAILATGFPTVIEMMAKDLDWTEDLGDAMLAQSDDVLDAVQRQRARAQAVGNLQSNEAQTVETVNNTIVIEPSQPDKVYVPSYNPVTTYTTPVVQQPVYVDTTSNNWDTGAVLATGAIAFGTGLAINSLFNNNYNRDYWYGPPRVHWDDHYVYPRPGYRPPPRPGWDGRPGRPGRPGGDINIGGDVNIDRPLRPGDRPGRPGDRPNRPGFDRPGGDRPGGNRPGNRPGGNRPGANRPGDGTGAWKPDDRKRQQARRDIENRKRGDAGNRPGGQRPGGQRPQAGGNRPGGGGRPDRANVEQRLKAGSGGGGKVSKGPGRPGASAPRKAGPSNKALSKPARTSGTKTHKAAARGKASSAKRASSAPRRPQTRQVSRPKGGARSAPKRASPSRAGPKRTAMHKSSGGHRAKAAGHRGKASRGGGGHRGGGRRR
- a CDS encoding DUF2218 domain-containing protein; translated protein: MAIIDPTAAGRSAAHVPTSHAQRYVTQLARHFAHKIDVETGDGIAVFRFECGTATLTARSERLDIEVDSPDAVQRVETEEVVEGHLVRFAFREALGPLDWQSRARSLPER
- a CDS encoding TonB-dependent receptor domain-containing protein; amino-acid sequence: MRHSLVLLAASASVFPLEALAQTGVIVLDPVVVAGDQTGEGAGDDGAAAAAGQGGAIAGTGDTGAPGSFAITPEEIARTNPSDLQELFIDEPSVTVGSSIPASQKIYVQGVEETNLAITIDGTRQNNKVFHHSGTTYIDTDLLKAVRVDPGVAPADAGPGALGGAIAFETKDVGDILEPGKMFGGQVTGEYQTNGDIWSTSGTLAGRYQGFEALLFGKFADGGLREDGNGNEIIGSGTHLLSGLGKVAYQAPTGDRIEAAFEIVNDDEDRPYRANIGQVIGGRPFPLTRPYDITRQNYTVTYTDETPLPYWDPKVQIGFSKTNLDIEEPDQESYGRTQSLNGRAQNTFSGEYGSLVFGTDFYVDEAELDYRYLPDRAWDESGTERAQNIGFYSQARLDLTERVRASGGARVDVQHFEGIDGEGEWNAGPSLNLSGEVDLTSFLTAYAGVSHVWGGIPLAENFIINPTWVYDGDLKPTTSDNVVAGLKGEYNGFSAGAKVFQTRIYNARTPSYNEGPVVQRDVRTRGYELSAGYANNGFSGRVAYAYVDAEIDGRPADTDVGQYLTTPVGHIVTGSASYLYAPWGVRVGANIEVAFEYDDTYDADIAGAGEPLPGYEVVNAFAEWTPVQFPNLTLRGEVNNVFDEAYVARGTYGTEYGSVVPLYEPGRSFLLKATARF